The Aquitalea magnusonii region ACCACGCGTGTTGATGCCGGATAGTGCTGCAGATCGTTGCCATGGCGCTCATCGCGTGCGGGCCGGATCGGACGCGCAAGCAGATTGCCACCGCAATTGGGGCAGCAGTGCTGTAACAGCGCTGCGCAGGCGGCGCAGAATGTGCATTCAAATGAACAAATGCGTGCTGCTGTCGATTCCGCTGGCAATGCACAGCGGCAATGTTCACAGCTAGGGCGCAGTTCCAGCATGCTTCACTCCTGGTGGGCTGAAAATGACAGCCTAATGCAATGTCCGGCCATCGTGCAGGGTGGATACGGACATCATGTTGCCGGATCTGGCCATGGCAGATGGCCAGGGCATGTGGCTGGGTTTGGTCCGCGGAAACCCTGTACTACATTGGAAGTATTCGCCCAATCTCTGCCAGGGGCTGCTGATGACGACATTCAAACAGAGAATCAACAATGAAGAACGCCGTTCCGGCAAGGATCGCCGGCAACAGGATGGCTGTTCGCCAACTGGGCATGAGCGGCGGGGAAATGTCGAGCAACGTAAACCGGACGTCGAGGAAATCACGCTGAGCCAGGATGAGTGGGAAGAACTTGTCCGCGGCAATGCCATCAACACGCCACCAAGGTGAGTAAATCCACAACTGAACGAAATGCCGGGTGCGACACTCTAATGCTGCATTCTCGAACCGGGAAAACCCAGGCAGGAGTCGGCGATGGATGCGATTGATATTCTGGGCCTGATGCAAACGCATCCGCCCGCGGAACCCGTCAGCCTGTCGGCCATTCCGCTGATGCTGGCACAGGCGGTGGCTGCCATTACCGGTAAGATTACCGTGGATGAGCTAGGCCGTCTGGTGGCGGTAGGGGCGGCATTGTGCGCGCATGAGCAGGATCTGCAGTTCCGCAGCGTGGAGGCTGATCTGTTGGTCAAGCAACTTAGCGACCCGGCCTGACTGTCTTATTGCTGGTGGTATTGCTGGCCGCGGGCAGGCTTTG contains the following coding sequences:
- a CDS encoding DUF1272 domain-containing protein, coding for MLELRPSCEHCRCALPAESTAARICSFECTFCAACAALLQHCCPNCGGNLLARPIRPARDERHGNDLQHYPASTRVVYQPADLDAHAQWLANRQGKPA